The nucleotide window AGCTGATGAGCTTGCTTGGTCAAATCATCCCCGAGCGGGTTTTTCACGGCCCGCCCCGTTAGGGCCGACGCCACGTAGGTGCCCTCGGTGCGCAGCTTGCCCGAGCGGTAGTAGCTGCGGTAGCTGCCCCGGCCGGTGCGGTCGGCCAGTACTTCGGTTTCCACCTGCCCGTTGTCGTAGTAGGTTTTGTACGGACCCGCCAGCAGCCCGCGGCTGAAGGTGGCTTCGCTTTGCAGCTGCCCGTTGGGGAAATAGGTTTTCACCGGTCCGTTGGCTTGCCCGTTCTGGTAGCTGATTTCGGCCTTGGGCTTGCCCGTCGGGTACAGCTCGCGCACCACCCCGGCCGGCTGCCCGTTGCTGAGCGTGGTTTCGAGCTTGATTTCCCCGCTCGGGTGGTAATAGCGCAGCGTACCGGTGGGCTGGTCATTGTCGTAGGTGCCTTCCTGGGCCACCTTGCCCGACTCGTAATACGTCTTGAACGGGCCCTGGCGGGTGCCCTGGCTGTAGGTTACTTCCAGGCGCCGCTGTCCGCTGGGATGAAACTCGACGTAGGCTGAGTCGCGCTTGCCGCCGGCGTACCGGGTTTGGGCTTCGAGCTTACCGGAGCGGTAAAAACGCTTGTAAGGACCTTCCAGCACGGTATCACCTGCTACCAGGGCCGAGTACACTTCCCGCTTCTGGGTATTGGTCGAGTCGAAATAGGAAACCAGACGGCGCAGCTTCTGGGCCTGGGCAGCGTGGCCGGAAAGCAAAAGGGTGGTGGCCAGCAGCCCCAATCGAGAGAAAAACAACTTGTTCACTATCATCAGTAAGGAGAAAAAAGCGGCCTGACCAACTCCGTCAGCGCCGCCCAACCAGCAAACGCCAGGCCAGGGGACTTTAGTTTGCCAAACCGAAATAGCAAATAAAAAGCCGCTCTTAGCTGAAGAGCGGCTTTTTACAACGTCTACTACCAGTAGCCCAGGGAGTTCTGGCGAACCTGCTGAGTTGATGGTGCTACATTCTTTCGATAACCAGGCTGGAAGCGCCGCCACCGCCGTTGCAGATGCCGGTAACGCCGATTTTGCCGCCCTCGTTCTTGAGCACGTTCAGCAGCGTGGTCACGATGCGCGCGCCCGAAGCCCCCAGTGGGTGGCCCAAGGACACAGCGCCGCCGTACACGTTTACCTTGGTGCCTTCCAGGTTCAGTAGCTTGTTGTTGGCCAACGATACCACCGAGAAAGCCTCGTTGATTTCGTAGTAATCTACTTCACTGGCGTCCAAGCCGGCGTTTTTCAGGGCCTTCGGAATAGCCAGGGAAGGCGAGGTCGTAAACCACTCCGGCGCCTGCTCGGCATCGGCGAAGCCGCGAATTTTGCCAATGGGCGTCACGCCCAGAGCTTCTGCCTTTTCCTTGCTCATGAGCAGGATGGCGGCCGCACCGTCGTTCAGGGTTGAGGCGTTGGCGGCCGTCACGGTGCCATCCTTGGTAAAGGCGGGGCGCAAGCCAGCCACTTTGGTGAAGTCCACTTTCAGGTACTCCTCGTCGTCTTCGATAACCGTGGTTTTGCCACGGCTTTCGATGGTTACGGGCACGATTTCGTCTTTTTTCTTGCCTTCCTTGGCGGCTTTGGCGCTGCGGGTGTACGACTCAATGGCAAACTCGTCCTGCTGCTCACGGGTAAAGCCCATTTCCTTGGCCGTGTGCTCGGCCGCGTTGCCCATGGCGTAGTCGTTGTACGGGTCCCAGAGGCCGTCCTTCATCAGGCCGTCAATCATCTGGCTGTGGCCGTACTTGGCCCCGAAACGGGCCTTGTCGAGGTAGTAAGGCACGTTGGACATGCTTTCCATGCCACCGGCCAGAATTACTTCCGACTGGCCCAGCATGATGGCCTGGGCGGCAAACATGATGGCCTTAGTACCCGAGGCGCACACTTTATTAACGGTGGTGCACTCTACCGTGTCGGGCAAGCCGGCTTTTTTGGCTGCCTGCCGGGCCGGAGCCTGGCCCAGGTTGGCCGAAATAACGTTGCCCATGATGACCTGATCAACTTCCTTGCCGTCGACGCCGGCTTTTTCCAGCGCACCTTTCAGGGCAACAGCGCCCAGGTCGGTAGCCGACAACGAGGCCAGGCTGCCGCCAAAGCTGCCAATGGGCGTACGCACGGCCGAAATGATATATACTTCCTTGATTTGCATAAAGAGAAAGGGTGGGAGTTTGGGTGTATGACGAACAAAAGTACGAATTGCGCTGCTTGCAGCCAGCCTGGTTCTTCCAGGCTCGACTTGCAGCTACCTGAAGCGGCTGGTCGAGTGCAAAACCTCCGGAAGGCCCGGGTGGTTTCCGCCTCCCTGGAGAGTTACCAGGTGGGCTTTTTCGGGTCGGGCTTTCGGGTTGAGCGGCGCGGCATCTGTTGCAGATACTGCTCCTCGGCCGTGCGCAGGGCATCCAGCAGCTGCCGCGCCTGCCCTTGACTAAGATTCATTTGCTGGAGCCGTTCCCGCTGAGTCTGGAGCTGGGTGTCATTGAGGGAGGCCTGCTCGCTGCCGGCCTGCTGACTCCGGGCACCGTTGGGCTCGGCCGCCGTACCCGAATCCAGGCCGCGGGTGCTGCCGGGCTGGCTGCCCTGCGCCACCCGCTGCTGAGGGCCGCTGCCGGGCTGGAAATTCTCTCCCGCCTGCTTGCCGGCACCCGGGCTGGACTGGTTGGGGTTGCGCTGGCCCGCCTGGTCAGGGCGTAGCTGGGCATTGTTGCGCGGGTCCTCGGGCTGGGTTGGGTCGTTGAGCTGGCCTTGCTTGTCCTGCCCGGGGCGCGTCTGCTCCTGCTGGTTCTGCTTCGAAGATTCTTCTGGTTTGCCCTGCTGCTCCGCGGGCGGGGGCATTTTGGGCTCATTATGGCGGCGGGCCAGGTAGTCGCGCAGCAATTCGTAGTTGTAGCGGGCACTTTTATTGGCTGGGTCCGCCAATAACGCTTGGCGCAGCAATCCAACGGCCTGGGCATATTCGCCCTTTTGGGCCGCCAGCACAGCCAGTTGCTGCCGGGCTATGCTGCGCACCGCCGGCGCCGGGCTCGTCAGCAGCCGCCCGTAGTAGGTGCGGGCCGCCACCGGTTGTCCAGCCCGGGCGTAGGCATGTCCCGCATTCAGGAGCACAGCTTCTTCCTGAGCCCCGAGCTTCTCTATAGCGTAGCGGTAGAGTTGGGCTGCCTGAGCAAATTCTTTCCGGCTATAGGCTGCTTCCGCCTGCTGCACGGCTTGGTTTCGGTCCCGGATGCGGGTCAGACTAGCCCAACTGGGCAGCGCCAGCAACACTACTATAAGCAGGATCCTCACGGGCGGATTACTTTAACGGTAAGAAGGATGTCGAGAGCCAGTAGAAACAAGGCCAGGGCCAAGGGGTAACGGTAGCGGTTGTCGGCAACGGCTACCGTGCGTACCTGCTCGGCCTGACCTTCCAGCCGGTTGAGGGCATTTACCAACAACGGAAATTCATTGCGGCGGTCCGTTAGTTCAAAATACTGCCCGTTGGTTTGCTCCGCCAGGCGCCGCAGCGCCACCGGGTTCAGGCGGCTGACGACTTCCCGGCCGCGGGCATCCCGCAGGTAGCCGGCTCCCGTGGGGCGGGGCAGGCGCGCTCCTTCCAGCGTGCCCACGCCCATACTATAGAGTCGGGCACCCGAGCGGGCCAGTACCCGCAGGGTGGGCTCCAGGTTTTCACCGAAATCCTCACCGTCGCTCACCAGCACCAGGGCCGTCACGCGGGCCGGACTGCCGGCTGCCTGGGGCGTAGCACTCATTCGGGCCAGGGCCAGCTCCAATGCCGGCGACAAATCGGTACCCGTGGCCGAAACCAGATTTGTCTGGAGCGTATTTACAAAGAGCTGCAGGGCGCTTTGGTCGTAAGTCAGCGGGCATTGCACTACGGCGTCACCGGCAAAGACAATCAGCCCGAGCCGGTCGGCCTGGAATCGGTTGATAAGAGTGCTGAGCTCAGCCTTCACTTTCTGTAACCGGGTAGGAGCCACGTCGGCCGCATCCATGGAGCGCGACAAGTCCACCAGCAGCCAGACGTCTTTGCCCGCCGTGCGCACCGGCTGCTGGGTTACACCATACGCCGGACCCAGCAGGGCCAGCAGCAGCAGGGGAAATACAGCAGGCGCAAGGCTAGCTTCCAGCCCAGGTGCCAGCCTCTTTGTTCGAGCGGAGCGGCCAGCCGGCGGGTGCGCAGGGCGTACCCCACGTACAAAATAAAAAAAAATATTGCTCCCAGTAGCTCCGCCCAGGAAAGGGGATAGGCCCAATTCATCGTGCTACTTCTAAACTCAACTGGTTAGGATTCATACAGAAACGCTGGCCCGTGGCCGGGGTAGGGCGTAAAGATAGGTTGCTGGCAATTGCCGCAAGACGCCCGAAAATGAAGATTTTTTTCTCAGAAGGGTTTGTTTTTGCGTTCTCCTCGTATATTTGCACACCCTTACAGCAATAAGGGACTTGTCTAGGAGAGATGGGTGAGTGGCTGAAACCAGTAGTTTGCTAAACTGCCGTAGCTCTAAAGGCTACCGGGGGTTCGAATCCCCCTCTCTCCGCCACAGGTTTTTCAGGGCCTTGGAACACCAAAAGCCTGAAAGTTTCCCTTCATCGGGTTGTTCTCCTCACCGAGGGCACCTCCGTTTGTTTCGGGGTGTAGCGTAGCCCGGTATCGCGCCTGCTTTGGGAGCAGGAGGCCGCAGGTTCGAATCCTGCCACCCCGACGTTAACCGTTTCAGTGTTTGAAACATAAAGGCCTTCTGATTCGCTCAGAAGGCCTTTTTTTGTAAGCAGAAAGTCTTCCGTTACCTTTGCCTGACTTTCAAGCTTTTAATTGCCTCGTTAGCTCAGTTGGATAGAGCGGCTGCCTTCTAAGCAGTAGGTCAGGAGTTCGAATCTCTTACGGGGTGCATTGATGGTGAGTCACTTAGCCTTCGGGTTGGGTGGCTCATTTGCTTTTGGTCCATACGGTCGTTCGTGCAACTAGGCCGCTTGTCTCACCAAAGGACTAGGTGCTAAAAAGTTCTTCTTTTCTAGCCGTCACTTCTGGCACGCCTGGCTTGGGAGAGTGGCTCTGCCAAAATATATTTTCTCGATTGCAGAAATAAATATTGATTTTGGAGCGACCAAGCTAAGTGCTTCTGGAAAAAGCCCCGGCGTTGGAAACGTCGGGGCTTTGTGGTTATAGGGGCAGGGCTGGTAAGTGTATGGGGTCGGTGCCGCTGCTCCTCACGCCCACCTTCATGCGCCACTTCCTGGGTTTTACCCTAGAAGGCAACCAGCTAGCAAGCTGAATTCGCGCTTGACAAATCCTCCGTGAGAAATCTAATGTAGCTGATTGGGCTTACCGTTGATTTGGTTAAACCTCATTATTGCTTTAACCTTTCGGGAAGGTAAATGCTGACCGTTTACAAGCTAAAAGCTTAGTTAGAAAGTAAATTGTAGTGGCTGCAGATAATAAAACCCATCCACCTGAATAGCTGAAAGGAGCTTGGCTAGCTGCCTTTAAAACGCTCGAATATTCCGGCAATTTGGTTAAAGCAAGCGGCTGCATGGATTTTTTTCGTTTAAACGTCTATCTTGGGCAGCGAAGATGTTGGAATCTTCGTAGTCGCTGTATCACCTTAGGCAGCATTATTGGTCTTTACCCTTTCATTAACCTTTTCTTTTCCAATGAAAAAAATCTTACTCCCCTGGCTTTCTTTTGCAGTGTAGGCCTCTCGGCCCAGGCCCAGTGGGTACTGCAGAACACGGCGGCGAACCCTGAAACGCCCCCCGTATATTTTTCGGTACTGATGCATACGGTCAGTGACCAGGTTGCCTGGCAGCTGCTCCAGGAAAATGCTGATGAAGCTACTACCAATACCCTCTCTAAGACCGCGAACGGAGGAGCTACCTGGACGTTTCACTCCATAAACGGTACGTCCCCCTTTCAGGCCGGCGGCCTTCATGCCATTGATGGCAATACGGCGTTTGTAACCCAGTTCAACACGGTTGCCGCTGGTGGCGGTGAGATTCTAAAAACCACGGACGGGGCAACACCTGGACCAAAGTCTCAAGTTCGACGCAGTTTGTAGGCCCCGCTGGGTTTGCCAACTGGGTATACTTCTTCGATGCCAATAATGGTGTAGCTCTTGGTGACCCTACCAACGGTTCTTTCGAGGTGCTGACTACCAGCAATGGTGGCACTACCTGGACGCGCGTTCCAGCTTCCAACTTGCCTGCTCCCCTCGATGCCGGTGAATATGGTCTGGTAGGTTCCTACACCGCTATTGGCAACACTATCTGGGCCGGTACCCAGCATTTGACTTCTACCAACCAGAATGCGCCAGCGCGTATTCTGAAGTCGACTGACCGTGGCCTGACCTGGACTGCTTCGCCAGTTACGACCCTTTTGGGTGGTATTAGCCACATTGCCATGACCGATGCCAATAACGGTATTGCTCATACTGGCAACAACGTTATTTATACAACCGATGGCGGTGCTACCTGGCAGCCCCGTACGTTCACAGGTACCTTCGGCCGTTACGATGTAACCAACGTGCCCGGCACCAACCTGCTGGTGAGTGTTGGCCCAACCGTAGCCGGTACGCCTACTCTTGCTACGCAAGGGTCTTTTTACTCCCGAGACAATGGTGCTACCTGGATTGACATTGACCGCGGCACCTACCGCACCACGGTAGACTTCGCGAGCCGCACAGCAGGTTATGCTGGCGCGCAAACTGATGGAAGCGGCGCTGGTGGTGTATATAAAGCCTCTGCCACCATCCTAGGCGTTGCCAATAAGAACTCGGAGCTGCAAAAGGGCCTGTCGGTATATCCCAACCCCAGCACTTCAGGCGTATTTGAGCTGAAGCTGAGCTCGGGCATCAAGGCCGGCACTACCGTTCGCGTGTTTGATGCCCTGGGCCGTCAGGTGCTGAACCAGCAGCTGAACGCTACCAGCGTTGCCTCGCAGGTTGCTACCGTCGACATGAGCAAGGAAAAGGCTGGCCTCTACACCCTGGAGCTGCGTACCGATAGCGGTGTGGCGCAGCAGAAGCTGGTGATTGAGTAGTCTTTCTTATAAGCCAAAAAAAAGCCCTTCCCAATTATTTGGGGAGGGCTTTTTTAATGTCTTTCCATTCAGAACAATGATCCTGCGGCATCTTCTTACAGTTGGCTTTACACCCGGCTAAATAGCGCGAAAACTGGCAAAAACCGGATAAAATCGGTATCTTTGTATGTTAGTAGAAAGCTGAAATAATAGCGTCTTACATGAGCGAAACGAAAGAGAAAAGAGCCGACGATCAGTACTCCGCGGATAGTATCCAGGTACTCGAAGGCCTTGAGGCCGTGCGCAAGCGCCCCTCCATGTATATCGGCGATACGGGCATCAAAGGACTCCACCATCTGGTGTGGGAAGTGGTCGATAACTCCATCGACGAAGCCCTGGCCGGTCACTGCGACCAGATTGAAGTAACCATCAACGAAAATAACTCGATTACCGTCAAGGACAACGGCCGCGGCATCCCCGTGGACTTCCACCAGAAGGAAGGCCGTTCGGCCCTGGAGGTTGTTTTGACCGTACTGCACGCCGGCGGTAAGTTCGACAAGGACTCCTACAAAGTATCCGGCGGCTTGCACGGCGTGGGCGTGAGCTGCGTGAACGCGCTAAGCCAGGACCTGAAGGTAACCGTGCGCCGCAATGGCCACATCTACCAGCAGGA belongs to Hymenobacter cellulosilyticus and includes:
- a CDS encoding VWA domain-containing protein translates to MRTAGKDVWLLVDLSRSMDAADVAPTRLQKVKAELSTLINRFQADRLGLIVFAGDAVVQCPLTYDQSALQLFVNTLQTNLVSATGTDLSPALELALARMSATPQAAGSPARVTALVLVSDGEDFGENLEPTLRVLARSGARLYSMGVGTLEGARLPRPTGAGYLRDARGREVVSRLNPVALRRLAEQTNGQYFELTDRRNEFPLLVNALNRLEGQAEQVRTVAVADNRYRYPLALALFLLALDILLTVKVIRP
- a CDS encoding tetratricopeptide repeat protein, with amino-acid sequence MRILLIVVLLALPSWASLTRIRDRNQAVQQAEAAYSRKEFAQAAQLYRYAIEKLGAQEEAVLLNAGHAYARAGQPVAARTYYGRLLTSPAPAVRSIARQQLAVLAAQKGEYAQAVGLLRQALLADPANKSARYNYELLRDYLARRHNEPKMPPPAEQQGKPEESSKQNQQEQTRPGQDKQGQLNDPTQPEDPRNNAQLRPDQAGQRNPNQSSPGAGKQAGENFQPGSGPQQRVAQGSQPGSTRGLDSGTAAEPNGARSQQAGSEQASLNDTQLQTQRERLQQMNLSQGQARQLLDALRTAEEQYLQQMPRRSTRKPDPKKPTW
- a CDS encoding toxin-antitoxin system YwqK family antitoxin, whose amino-acid sequence is MIVNKLFFSRLGLLATTLLLSGHAAQAQKLRRLVSYFDSTNTQKREVYSALVAGDTVLEGPYKRFYRSGKLEAQTRYAGGKRDSAYVEFHPSGQRRLEVTYSQGTRQGPFKTYYESGKVAQEGTYDNDQPTGTLRYYHPSGEIKLETTLSNGQPAGVVRELYPTGKPKAEISYQNGQANGPVKTYFPNGQLQSEATFSRGLLAGPYKTYYDNGQVETEVLADRTGRGSYRSYYRSGKLRTEGTYVASALTGRAVKNPLGDDLTKQAHQLTGGTANLEGPAKAYYESGAVKSKMTYRNGVLAGTQQDFYESGKPEQTIEYANQGRDRKITLYYEDGMAKGEQQYKNGQPNGTWRSFYPGGKQVQTQEIYVNGKLSGEKLTYYDNGAVQSKLTYENGRPAGIGREFYSSGKLKSETTYVKGLKAGAFRQVREDGTPEITGAFRNNKETGLWTYYGPDGKAVSKKVTFRNGQEVKPAK
- a CDS encoding acetyl-CoA C-acyltransferase, giving the protein MQIKEVYIISAVRTPIGSFGGSLASLSATDLGAVALKGALEKAGVDGKEVDQVIMGNVISANLGQAPARQAAKKAGLPDTVECTTVNKVCASGTKAIMFAAQAIMLGQSEVILAGGMESMSNVPYYLDKARFGAKYGHSQMIDGLMKDGLWDPYNDYAMGNAAEHTAKEMGFTREQQDEFAIESYTRSAKAAKEGKKKDEIVPVTIESRGKTTVIEDDEEYLKVDFTKVAGLRPAFTKDGTVTAANASTLNDGAAAILLMSKEKAEALGVTPIGKIRGFADAEQAPEWFTTSPSLAIPKALKNAGLDASEVDYYEINEAFSVVSLANNKLLNLEGTKVNVYGGAVSLGHPLGASGARIVTTLLNVLKNEGGKIGVTGICNGGGGASSLVIERM
- a CDS encoding T9SS type A sorting domain-containing protein, whose protein sequence is MLTTSNGGTTWTRVPASNLPAPLDAGEYGLVGSYTAIGNTIWAGTQHLTSTNQNAPARILKSTDRGLTWTASPVTTLLGGISHIAMTDANNGIAHTGNNVIYTTDGGATWQPRTFTGTFGRYDVTNVPGTNLLVSVGPTVAGTPTLATQGSFYSRDNGATWIDIDRGTYRTTVDFASRTAGYAGAQTDGSGAGGVYKASATILGVANKNSELQKGLSVYPNPSTSGVFELKLSSGIKAGTTVRVFDALGRQVLNQQLNATSVASQVATVDMSKEKAGLYTLELRTDSGVAQQKLVIE